A window of Rhododendron vialii isolate Sample 1 chromosome 11a, ASM3025357v1 genomic DNA:
ATATGCGCTAAAAACAAACAAGTACGATCACAGATATTCAAGAAATTTTAGCATTTAAGCACACAATCATGACTATCACCAAGCTGGATCAGGCACAAAAGCGTTACGCATGGACATCCAGAAACTTGGCTAGCATAACAGTTTCCACACCATCACAGGTATTATGCATGGGCTTATAAGACCAGGAACAGCTTATCCGCTTTACCCTTGAAGCAAATATCGTTAATAAAAGAACCCATCTGGATACTGAATGCACTATGGCAAGCAATTAACGTTGACTAAAGGGAAatgcaaaaatacattttacCCCCATGGGGTTTGGCTTTGAAGCACTTAGCTTCTTTGACATTCAAAAATAGCCAATGCCCCATGGTTTTGGCTTCTCCACACCTTCCCCTAATCAATGAAAACCCCAACACTAATCCCAGCCACCTTCTTCCACCTCGTTCTCCATCCCTCCgagcccccaccaccaccattactccACTCCCCTGCCACCTGAAGCACTGACACTTCATTTCAGCGGTGGTATCTGTGCCCGGCACACGTCTTGTTGTTATGTACTTATATAGTGGTATTAGCTTCAATGAACTCATCTGGAACACAGAAAGGGCATTTGTGTCCTGTATGAAAACAGGTTTCTGATATTGTTTTTCTTAAATATATTTGGTGTCAAATGGTAATATTAAGATATGACTATTACAGCTCCAAGAATCCGATATGCATCCATGTTCATTCAGATAAAATCACATATACAGAAAGAACTTATTGACGAACTAACCTCGTTATGCCTCTGTGACTGAACTATGAACTGAGACTGAAATGCAGACAGTAGTTGATATTTATGTAGACTTTGCTTACATTAGTATATATTGTATTGTTTGTGGTTATTGCAGCTTCAATTTAATCAAAACATTACAGAGGTAACATACATAACATATGAGAAATGGATTTACAGCTATGACAGATGAAAATCGCTGAATATTAAGATTCCGGACGAACATGAAGGGGGTTCTGTATTACTTTTATGAAAAAGAATCAACATGATATGGAGCACAATTACATGTAAACCCTTACCAGATTCCCAGCACTTGCAGGCTCGGTAAAAGAAGCATCAGTGAAAGGGAGCTCGCCACTACGCATTTTATGCTTTTCATATTCCAGTAAAGcctgcaaaaaaaatatcagcGACTCCAAAAAATGCAGGTAAGAAGAAGCAAGCAGATGCCCACCAAAAACAACCCGCACAAATGTGAAGAACCCATTGACCCGAATCTACATAGAGATGTATAAGGACATAgtgaaaatttcaaaaggaaCATTATCCCCCCTCCTGATCAACTATAAAGATTCACAAACACCCATGTCTGTAACTTGAAATATTTTAACCACAAAGGGTAGGTTGTACTTAAGCGGAAGCCCTTTCAATCCAAAATATATTAACTAGAACTTCATGAGTTCTCTTCTTCTAGCTAACAAAAACATGACTTGATTATTCGGGTGAAACATCCAACCAAATGACACGTGtatgtgaagcaaagtctcacATCGCCAGCTCTCACTTCATGAGCTAACTTTTAGGGTCGAGTTCTACCCAATACCGTGTAACATAGCATCAGAGCTATACCAGAGAAGGATAGGGTGTGTGTATCTGGCTGCACGCGACAGTTGCTGCCGAGTGAGCacgttgcacgtgagggagggtaCAAAGAGAAATCCCACATTgcctgggtaccaaagtaacTTGAAGAATATAAGTATGAGGGTACCCTCACTTCAACAACTGGGGTtaagttctacccaagaccgggTGACAGTGTAATATTTAGGAAGAACCATAGCTTTCTGTATAGTCAATATTGTACCAATTTCCTCTTTGTTAAGAAGTTATATTGTTCCAACTTTCCCCTTGGACAGAGTAATTATGAGTGGAGACTAGGAAAtttgcaacaaaattttatgagCCAGAGTTTCGATACCACAAACAAccaaagtagagagagagagagagagagagagagagagagagagagagagatggtatATTACGGTTATGGCATAACTACAAAAGAAGataaacaagagaaaaagacaacCCCGTTTAGGCAGTGTAGTGGCCAAGAATGATGCATAGTAGAGTAAGGGTATCACAATTCAAATGGATGTACAGGAGGATGTATACATGTACAACCTATCCGTTAGATGGTTGTACACATTCTAGCCGAatgctccctccgtcccataaagaTAGTCCCTTATTCCATTTTGAGAGGTCCCAAAATACATGTCCACTTTCCAAAAATAACCATAGAAACTTTGTAAAAATCCATTATTACCCTAATGATTAAATTAAAGTATGTCTACCTACATCAATCAAATTTGGAAAGTTAAGGGCATAATTGGAAAGTCAAATGCATTTTGATGTAATCATTATGCTTTGTTAAAAAGTTGGAATCCCCAAATGGGActataaaaatgggacggaaggagtataacAAAGCCATGACAGGTATTCTTGCCTTTCCACCTCAGCATATGAAATTCCCAAGTACAAACTTTtccagaaaggaaaaaagattcTGACCTCCAAATTTTCGGCAAACCTGTCTCCTTGGTTCTGACAATCCAACTCACCTTTCATGGTTCATAGAGAAACATCAAAGGACACGGAAGTACTGAATTAGATTCATTAAGAAATTTGGCTTTTCCTTATTTGGAAAACTATTTGATTTATTTGGATGCAAATTGTTACACCTCGCACATTTGATTTCACTATCCGGAAGACCCATCTCCTTGGGCCCAACAATCCAACTCACCTTCCAGGGACAAGAGATAGCAACATCAAGATAGTACACTAACACATGGAATTATTTGATTTCACTATTTGCTAATTGTTGATGCATTTGGTGCTGAGCTGGAACCaagcaaacaaataaatttCTTGAATCAAATTCTGGGAGAACCATCCAACTATTCCAAAGTTTTACCTAAACTTTTAATGCTTACATAGttttttcatctattttttccTATTATTCCGTTCGCCTTATTCAGGAATATGTAGTATAAGAACATCTCACATAGTATCTCCTACTTAACACAAACTAAAAcgcaaaattttaattttaattctaatttgaatttgtttttcgTTTAAGCATAAGAGTAGGATTTGAAATCATATCATCGCTACCTTGCAAGACCAGAAAGGCAGACAATCATTGTAGTATAGAACCATATCTATCTTAGCTGCTCCTACTCCACCTTCCCCCCAAAATAACCAAGCTCCCATAAAGTGTCATAGAAACACACAAATTTTTAAACTACTTAAACATTTTGAGCATGGACTTTCCACCTCAAACAAAGTCAACTGGAAGAACGATGTTCCATGGAATTTACTTTCTCTTGCTActaaattaacaaaaaagttCTTATAGGCTCAAACTCCTCTTTAATGAGTCTTAGGCTATGTTTAACCTAGAACAAAGTCAATCTGCTCAACTCCACAAACAAATATACATTGTCCTCACCCCTCCGTCCCTACATCAACATATTGTCTTTTACCATAATAATATTCGCTATGCGAGAGGTCAGTGGATAAAGGATTACCGGCAAAAAAAAAGCAATTGACATCAAGGAAATCAGCGAAAATAAAGGCAAACCCAAAAGAAGAGAAACCCTACATACTTGATCTCGATGTAAGTGGCTCAATGCAATATCATATTCTGCCCAAATCTATTGTGCAGAGGCCTATCCATAAACATGCTAGGAAACCCTAATCAAAGTGAAGCAAAATTTAAATCCTAACAAAATTCCAAGTAAAGATAAATTTCCCAGAGTCTTAAATTATTGCCTCATCGAACACCTTCTATTGCCTCATCAGTTGGTCTGCAATAGAAGTTAGAACCTCCTCATGTACTTCAAAATTCCTTTAGGCATAAACTTTTACTCCTCAAATGTACCAGAATATCACAATTACTTCCGATAAGCTACATGAACCTATATTGTGCCTCTACTCATCCAATGTTATGTCTTCTACGAAATGATGACCCCTTGTGATTCTGTCACCATCTTGCTTTTGTTCTGTATGTGTTTGGCCTAGCATTTGTTGCACCTTGCCCCTGCATGCACACTTAGAAGGGAAACACTCCTTTCCATAGCTGTCATTCTTGTTTAACGAAACATTCATGTTACAAAAACTTTAATCCAGATTGAGAGATTAGGAAGTGTACTTTATAATacttctataaaaaaaattgtcatacTATTCCCAATGCAGTTCAAGGTTCCACATGttcaaggaaaaaagaaagactcaCCATCAAAATTCTCAATATCAAGCAATATGCAAAGGAAGAAATAACTCAGCAACTATAGCATAACCTTTTCATAGAAACATCGAAAGGTCCATGAGACAGTTGTACATGTCCTGCaagtttaaaattatgaaacatTTAGCCCTGAAGTTCAATTAtcgtaaaaaatcaacaatataatacAGCGGCCAAGCAAGAGGAGTATGAGAAGGTAACCTATTCTTAACAAGTGTACAGTCTAACTTAATTTTTCCAGATTTCAATTCTTTTCCAGGGGAAATTTTAGTTAATGACAGGAGATATGGTCTTTACAGTTTTATTACACAGCACTACCCTAAGGGTAACCCCAGCATAATTGATCAAAAACCTACACCCTTAGGGATTTCCTATATGCTCTAAACAAGCTCCAACTATATTTGACATTCAGGAAATTGCTTTCAAGTCTATCTATTGTGCAGCCGTGGATAACCTACGTGGACCTTTATTTGCTAAGTTTGGGACAAGGGTCATCTACAATTTGGGCAGAAACCTCTATGCCAAAGTTGCATCTATCATTACTAATCAGAAATGGCAGTGGCCAAGAAGAAGGAATGCAGTTACTAGAGAAATCCTAAGGAGTACTCCTGCTTCTCTTACTCCTCACATCTCTCAAGAGGATTCAGTGGTATGGAACCTGACAGCAAATGGTAGATTCTCCATAAAATCTGCCTGGAATCCCCTCAGAACTCCCCACCCGGTTGTGAATTGGTCCAAAGTAATTTGGTTTAAGCATGCTGTCCATTGTTGGTCAATTATCCAGGGGATGACAGTCCTGGGTAGTTTGTTCACTAGGGATAGACTCCTTAAATTGGGAATGCTTGTGGATGCTCAGTGTGTGATGTGCTCAGCTGCAAATGAGAGTCACGAACACCTTTTCTTTCAATGTTCTTTTTCATCTCAAGTGTGGAAGTCAGTTCAACAGAGGCTTAGGCCTCCTTGCCCCTTCAATGACCTACCTCAGATTATGGGATGGATGGTTCAACATAGGACTGATACCCAATTTCATCTAAGCTTGCTTTGGCTGATATTATCTACCACGTTGGGGGAGAACGTAACAGAAGAATTTTCCAGGCTGCTCGGGGTGATGTGCATCAGTTGGAAGCCAAGGTTTTGACTGATATCAAGGCTTGTGCTAGTTCCTGGAGAAGAATTAAGAAGACTGCTGCTAACATAGCTTTCTGCTCTTCTTTGAATATTCCTTCTCAAGTCTTTAGTAGAGCTTAAGACTGGATGTGTATACCCCATATTTGGATGCTTGTTTTTTGTTGTGCTAACTCCTAGCTAGCAGTTTTGCTTTGTAGGGTGTTagcttgttgttttgttttttagccCATTTGGCTCTTTTATGGGGTATGCCCCTGTCTTAGTAGCTTCCTGCATCTACGAGGATTTTCTGACTGCTGCTCTCTTTGTCAACTGACAGCTAACCGGTACATACAACTAGTCCGCACCGCTCTAACAGCTGCTACAAACCGATGCGAGAGCACTGCCACTTACTTCCTCTCCGAAAGCTGCTCTGTAAGTTTGGTTTTGTCAATAAAATCTTACTTTACCCAAAAAACTATATTTGACAACTAAACAACTAATTTGAGAACTGAACAACTACTACTAATAGAAAGGCAATAAAACTGTATGCATACAAACTCAGATGTCCCTTCTTAAGTCATCTAAAACGAATGATTTAAATTAGAACCATACAAATTGACAAGAAACATTTGGTACTCCTTACTTCGGGGGCTTGAATGATTCTCCGACTTGCCGCCAATACTTGCACGACGTTACCTACAAATGCcatacaaaaaggaaaaaattacaaatttaatGTTGCAATTTTTTGTAGCTGACAGTGACGAAAGATTATACTTGTTAAAACCCTGGAAGGAATCTTACAATCGATCAACTAAAACTAGAGGTAACAAGTATATTTGACGGACAAATGACCAGCAAAACTAAGGCGTGTACTTATCAAGAAAACTAGGATTGCTAAGTTTTCTGCTAGTTTTCCCTcttacgtgtgtgtgtgtgtgtgtgtgttggtggGGAAGGGATATTAAACATTTTACACAGAAGCAGCAATGAATACTCTGAACATAACCACGCATTTGCATATCTAGTCACATGAACCCATACAACTACCAACAGgtcaatacacacacacacacacacacagaaagaGAAGTCAATCAAACTCTGGTTACCTGTTCATAGCCGCCAAGTCTGATGACAGCTCTCCATAACCTAACTCAcgggaaaaaaaggaagagaagtCGGTGCAAACAAGGAaggcacaaaaaaaattgacagtaGGCAAAAACTGCAAATATGAATAAACAGTCACCAAAAACTGACTTGAGGCAATTTAGTGGTTCTCCATAAAATCTTGGGGGTTTGAATTCCAGAAACCTCTCTTTGTGGAAGGTTTCCAACTCCCTCATGAATGCTGCTTGCTCCTCCTCTGTTCCCCACTCATCAGCCATATCATTAGATTCCAAGAGGAACGACCTGTTCGAGCTCTTGTCCTCAATTGCAACTCCTACATCCAATTCATCCTTACgagattcattttttattttgctgtCCACTAGCACCTCTTTCCCCATCACCGCGCCATTTGATTCCTCTTCAATTCCATTATCGGGTGTTAACTCTGTTCCAGTCATCACGTCATCCAATTCCTCCTCCTTTGTACCCGTATTCTGAGGTAATTCCAAGTCAGTCACCCCAACATTCAATTCCTCACTGTTTGATTCGTGGTCCTTTGTTTCATGTTCTGGTAGAAACTCTGCCCTCATTTCACCATAGTTCAATTCATCTTCCTTTGCTGCAATGCCCTCATCCAACTCCATCACAGTCAACCCTCTCTTCAGTTCCTTCCCTATTTCATCGTCAGCTTGAGTTTTCACAGACATCTCAACAAGCCTGATAGAGTCTGACTGAATCGGGGGATCCAGGTGCATGTCCTCgaatttttcatttctgtcCTGAGGCTCATTTGGGCTGGCATTATTGGCAGGATCAACAGCAGAAGGTTCAATAAGACTTTTTTCTTCAAGCGAGCTACCTTCTTTAGGCAATTCAAGACTCCTAACATCAGGGTGCTCAAGGTCATCTTCTGGATGCAACCTTGCAGTTGCAATAGGGTTTTGGATATGGTGAGGGAGAACGCATTCCTTGTTCCCAACGTTTGCATAATCAGATTGCAGAGACTCCTTATTTCCAGCTAGTCTGTCGGTGGAGTGAGTGGAATCCTTGTCGCCAAGATAGGTGCTTTCATCCTTCTCCACCTCCGTGTCCTCCACCGCGATATCGTTGCTAACACCATCGTGTTCATCTGTGACTTTTACCATTTCTTGATTATCCTCTGCAGGGTCGGCCAAGCAGAAGCCTAGAAAGCCACCGCTTCAGGCCAACAACAAAATGCCAAAGGAGCTGGCACTGAATGTGGGATACTCGTACTTACTAGACCCCAAAACTAATGTGTTCGGTGAGATAACCACGAACAGGAAGAGCGGAGAGAGGGGGATATACGACGACGGTCCACGGAGAGGGATGAGAGACAAGTACCTGTTGTTAGCGTCGCCGGAGCTGCTGAGATTTGTTCGATTTAGATCATCTCGGGTGGTATTCTGATCGATTGACTATTAGGGcttacacacactctctctctcgtacatACACAGTAAAACAGATTTTGCCTCTAAACACAGGTCTCAGTTGTTATTGGTCAACGAATTGTGCAGGAAACTTGGTCCGATAAAAATGAATGGGGTGGAGGAAccgaaaatgaaatttattttatctttatCCAATGGGATTtcgaacagttcaaaaaaaaaaaaaagaatctcgaataaaagtaattttggaagctAAATATCTGACCATCATATTTTcaagaaattaataaatacaaaatactATCTCTGAATCGCTTAAATAAGCCAACCAGTATTGTTTCAAATTGACctcaatatatatttttataaatttatgaaaaacaaaaatacttcaaatagagaaataaaataaattctaacacTTTGATATACATTAACATTAGTCCTAATAACAAATTAAGATGGTTAACATATTATAGAGTTCAAGTTTTATTAAATTATCCTAAAAATCAAGCCTTTTTTAAGCAAGAGAAACAaatacatttatttttgtaCCAGCCGAGATTCCGTTACAAGTTTGGCATTGATCGGTATCTGCCGGAACGCCCAAGTATCGCTTGGTACAGGCCAGTACACCTAGGTATCGTCCGGTACAGGGTGTTTGGGCAATCCAGAGATTCTGCAGGGCACCTTGTAGGGCACAATCATAACCGTTCAAAAGTGCTTCCAATAGTCTGAATTTAAAATAAACTCTTCCAGCGATGAAAGACTTTATTTTAGGGGGGAATTTATTTTAAATCTCCCTGAAAGAATTTATTTTAAATCCAGATCTTAACTCTTTCCTATAAGAgtttattttaaatttggacATTTGAATACACTTGTGGACAACTTTAATGTGCCCGTAGGATTTCTGATTCCGTATTTGAGGCGATACAAAACACTTAAGTATAAGTGTCGTTTTATTATCGGTACAGGCCGGTATGGTATATGGTATTAACAACGGAGTCTTCGAGATGCCTCCAAGTTTCACTCTACTTTTCCATTTGGCATTTATGCATACTTATGTGCACATCCAACCCaccctttaaattttttattctcCATTTTGGCCTGTCAATGGACTGGATTCGATTCGTAAAATttgatccgaatccgataacagCAATCCGTAATTTGAATTCGATAAATACGGATCAGATCGGATAAAATTCAGATTGTGTCGGATTAAATCCGACAACAATCCAATCcgaaatgttttttaaaaaaccctATTCCTTTCACTTCTCTCAATTCTCTGGTTCCAGAAGAAGTCACCACCGCCAGGTCCACCACCATCACGTTTCATAATCAATcgaaaatagagagagaagaggcagAACGTTACTTACCCTCTCTGTCGTTGTCACCGCCGGAGCTGCGGTTATCGGCGAAAATGAGCTCCAAAACGCCACTGTCATTCGGATTTACTTGGCCAATGGGGACGCAACGGAGTCGTCAAGTGACGAGGACGAGCCGTTCAGGCGTCGTAATGGAGTGAAGAAACGCGTGACTGAAATCAAATTCGAAGCTTGTTGTGAGAACAAGATCAAGGTTGTGTCCGTCACCGGTGGGTACGACTATGGCGACCTCTTGTCGCCGACCTTCGTTCTGTGTTTCAGtcacaaggaagaagaaaagagcgATTGAGAAGCGGTGGGGCTGGAGACCAGCTGAGTTAGCGGCGGAGGCTGTGAGTTTGCCGGATGATGATTGTTGCTTGCCACTGGATGATTATTGATtgtttctttcctctttttttttaaattctgaaatttaaaaaaaaaaaaactaaatcggattcggattttcgaaTCGGATCCAATTTTTTCATATTCGGATTACCACTATTAAATCTAAGTTTAATCGAATTCAGATCGGATTCGAATTTGTcagatccggatcggatccggcctATTGATAGGCCTAACTCCAATAtagagtataaaaaaaaacttatggagATATACTTCATTTCAGTATTGGGCCACGGTCACCCCTTAattatcttcttgtaatatttTTAGTATTAGGTTTTAAACCTATAAATGCATGGCCCCAAAAGTAATTTGGAATGAAATATATTACTTAATAAAGAGTTTTTCATTTAGAGTTCCTAGAGTTATAGTCCAAGTGGTTGATGGATATGCTCCTCACACAATTGTTTTGAGTTAAGCTATTGCGGTTAGACTACAAGAAAGTAAATTTTTGTAAATCCTTTTATCTTAGCATGAATGGGTATGCCTCTAATCATGTTAAGAAGACGAAAGTCGAGGTACGTGTAAGCTGATTTGGATACACCTAACCgccatacaaaaataaaaaggagttGTTCGTGTTGTGTCAAACAAGAActtgagaatataacaaataaacaagcgataaacaataacacaaagatatacgtggttccgctCAAACACAAAGCAAAAACGTACTCCATGGAAAAAAGAGCCggaggattcactataaacagggagagaaacaaagagcagGCTATACCTGTAACTCTACTCTAAGTACCAAACaaatatctagggacaaatctctgtTGGAACCCACAAGGGAGACACAAACCtttggtggaaccctaagagatgaacaaaaccctaatatctaaacCATTGAACAAAAAACTATAATATTAGTAGCCCCAAAACCTCTTATTTATAATATggtacaaaaacgggaacaacataattaaccaatatggGACAAAATATTTAAGGtattcccaacaattctccacctcaACTTGAATTCCCTTGAATTCAACATTATAGGCAATCATCTCTTTCAATCGCTCATCTCCCCGGCCAAAAGCCCCCCACGGGGTAATCACCAACGGTACAAACGAGCAAGGCTCAAGCACACTTGCTTGACCTTGTAAACACGACTTAGGAAACCCAGCTAcacatgcctccaaattgagTCTCTATCTTCCAACGGGCACCTCCCACCCAACGCATCCTTCTAGAATACACACAAAGATCTGCTTAAAGTCCCCCACAGAGTTAATTACTGACTCCACCACGGAGTTAAAAACCCAATATTGAGTCAACCTCGAATTCACCGATGAAGAACCCAAAGACGTAGCATCCACAATCGTACTACCATCAAGCACATAGAGGTTATTCGATTTTCCGACTCTTCATCAAACACGAGCATTCTTTGAAACCCTCAAGACTCCACTTTCAACGGTACGCTTCCAACCCAAAGAGTCAAGAGTACCTAAAGAGATAAGGTTCCTCTTCAAATCTGGTACATGTCGAACACCAAACATCGccctcacaaacccatcatgTATTCTGACTTTAACTATTCTAATTCCAACAATTCTACGTGGCATATTATTCCCTATAAGAATTGTACTGCAGCTGACCGATTTATAAGTGTTGAACCAATTCTTATTCggacacatgtggtaagaaCATCCGGAGTCCAGAATTCATTCAGTATTCGAACAGATATCACCGACACTTacagaaagaaccataagtGAATCGTTAGAATCCCCTTCAACAATTCCAGCAACAACCTTCTTTTCAAAATTGTCCCTATTTTTCAACTTAGGACAATTTTTCATCATGTGCCCGTATTTTCTATAGTAAAAACACTTTATTTCCTGATTTGTGGAATGAGAGCCAAAAATCCCTCTACTACCATTATCATTCTCAAAATGTCTTTCTTGCACCACCAAACCATCAGCATAAATCTCACTTTCACTAGATACTTTTTTCCTTAATTCCTTTGAATATAAATTAGATTTAACATTCTCTATGTAAATCGTATCTCTCCCGTAAAGTAAGGTAGTAACAAAATGCTCATAAGACGCAGACAAAGAACATAACACAATAAGGGCTTGATTttcatcatcaatcacaacatcaatattttttaaatccataataattcGAT
This region includes:
- the LOC131307835 gene encoding AT-rich interactive domain-containing protein 6-like isoform X2; protein product: MVKVTDEHDGVSNDIAVEDTEVEKDESTYLGDKDSTHSTDRLAGNKESLQSDYANVGNKECVLPHHIQNPIATARLHPEDDLEHPDVRSLELPKEGSSLEEKSLIEPSAVDPANNASPNEPQDRNEKFEDMHLDPPIQSDSIRLVEMSVKTQADDEIGKELKRGLTVMELDEGIAAKEDELNYGEMRAEFLPEHETKDHESNSEELNVGVTDLELPQNTGTKEEELDDVMTGTELTPDNGIEEESNGAVMGKEVLVDSKIKNESRKDELDVGVAIEDKSSNRSFLLESNDMADEWGTEEEQAAFMRELETFHKERFLEFKPPRFYGEPLNCLKLWRAVIRLGGYEQVTSCKYWRQVGESFKPPKTCTTVSWTFRCFYEKALLEYEKHKMRSGELPFTDASFTEPASAGNLPGMHQASGPGRARRDAAARAMQGWHSQRLLGNGEVGDPLIKDKNSTSTPRREKYLKSIGLLKRKRPSPVERAVKAGRLKASKSQSDTMVVDIGPSADWVKINVQRTKDCYEVYALVPGLLREEVRVQSDPAGRLVISGQPEQLDNPWGVTPFKKVVSLPSRIDPHQTSAVVTLHGQLFVRVPFEQSDLQ
- the LOC131307835 gene encoding AT-rich interactive domain-containing protein 3-like isoform X3, with protein sequence MVKVTDEHDGVSNDIAVEDTEVEKDESTYLGDKDSTHSTDRLAGNKESLQSDYANVGNKECVLPHHIQNPIATARLHPEDDLEHPDVRSLELPKEGSSLEEKSLIEPSAVDPANNASPNEPQDRNEKFEDMHLDPPIQSDSIRLVEMSVKTQADDEIGKELKRGLTVMELDEGIAAKEDELNYGEMRAEFLPEHETKDHESNSEELNVGVTDLELPQNTGTKEEELDDVMTGTELTPDNGIEEESNGAVMGKEVLVDSKIKNESRKDELDVGVAIEDKSSNRSFLLESNDMADEWGTEEEQAAFMRELETFHKERFLEFKPPRFYGEPLNCLKLWRAVIRLGGYEQVTSCKYWRQVGESFKPPKTCTTVSWTFRCFYEKALLEYEKHKMRSGELPFTDASFTEPASAGNLDTNALSVFQMSSLKLIPLYKYITTRRVPGTDTTAEMKCQCFRWQGSGVMVVVGARRDGERGGRRWLGLVLGFSLIRGRCGEAKTMGHWLFLNVKEAKCFKAKPHGGKMYFCISL
- the LOC131307835 gene encoding AT-rich interactive domain-containing protein 6-like isoform X1 gives rise to the protein MVKVTDEHDGVSNDIAVEDTEVEKDESTYLGDKDSTHSTDRLAGNKESLQSDYANVGNKECVLPHHIQNPIATARLHPEDDLEHPDVRSLELPKEGSSLEEKSLIEPSAVDPANNASPNEPQDRNEKFEDMHLDPPIQSDSIRLVEMSVKTQADDEIGKELKRGLTVMELDEGIAAKEDELNYGEMRAEFLPEHETKDHESNSEELNVGVTDLELPQNTGTKEEELDDVMTGTELTPDNGIEEESNGAVMGKEVLVDSKIKNESRKDELDVGVAIEDKSSNRSFLLESNDMADEWGTEEEQAAFMRELETFHKERFLEFKPPRFYGEPLNCLKLWRAVIRLGGYEQVTSCKYWRQVGESFKPPKTCTTVSWTFRCFYEKALLEYEKHKMRSGELPFTDASFTEPASAGNLQPGMHQASGPGRARRDAAARAMQGWHSQRLLGNGEVGDPLIKDKNSTSTPRREKYLKSIGLLKRKRPSPVERAVKAGRLKASKSQSDTMVVDIGPSADWVKINVQRTKDCYEVYALVPGLLREEVRVQSDPAGRLVISGQPEQLDNPWGVTPFKKVVSLPSRIDPHQTSAVVTLHGQLFVRVPFEQSDLQ